A genomic stretch from Anas platyrhynchos isolate ZD024472 breed Pekin duck chromosome 25, IASCAAS_PekinDuck_T2T, whole genome shotgun sequence includes:
- the ETS1 gene encoding protein C-ets-1 isoform X2 has translation MTCGFQSACYQPRACYPLWDESAIQEVPTGLEHYSTDMECADVPLLTPSSKEMMSQALKATFSGFAKEQQRLGIPKDPQQWTETHVRDWVMWAVNEFSLKGVDFQKFCMNGAALCALGKECFLELAPDFVGDILWEHLEILQKEEIKPYPANGVNAAYPESRYTSDYFISYGIEHAQCVPPSEFSEPSFITESYQTLHPISSEELLSLKYENDYSVILRDPVQTDSLQTDYFTIKQEVVTPDNMCMGRASRGKLGGQDSFESIESYDSCDRLTQSWSSQSSFQSLQRVPSYDSFDSEDYPAALPNHKPKGTFKDYVRDRADMNKDKPVIPAAALAGYTGSGPIQLWQFLLELLTDKSCQSFISWTGDGWEFKLSDPDEVARRWGKRKNKPKMNYEKLSRGLRYYYDKNIIHKTAGKRYVYRFVCDLQSLLGYTPEELHAMLDVKPDADE, from the exons ATATGGAATGTGCAGATGTGCCTTTGTTAACTCCCAGCAGCAAAGAAATGATGTCTCAGGCATTGAAAGCCACCTTCAGCGGCTTTGCAAAAGAGCAGCAGCGGCTGGGAATCCCCAAAG ATCCCCAGCAGTGGACGGAGACGCACGTGCGGGACTGGGTGATGTGGGCAGTGAATGAGTTCAGCCTGAAGGGAGTGGATTTCCAGAAGTTTTGCATGAATGGTGCTGCCCTCTGCGCCCTGGGCAAGGAGTGCTTCCTGGAGCTAGCGCCTGACTTTGTGGGAGATATCctttgggaacatctggagaTCTTGCAGAAAG aaGAGATAAAACCGTATCCCGCAAACGGAGTGAATGCAGCATATCCAGAATCCCGCTATACTTCAGACTACTTCATTA GTTATGGCATAGAGCATGCACAGTGCGTGCCTCCCTCCGAGTTCTCCGAGCCCAGCTTCATCACAGAGTCCTACCAGACCCTCCATCCCATCAGCTCGGAAGAGCTTCTGTCCCTCAAGTACGAGAACGACTACTCAGTCATCCTGCGTGACCCCGTCCAGACGGACTCCCTGCAGACAGACTACTTCACGATCAAGCAAGAAGTAGTAACGCCAGATAACATGTGCATGGGGCGTGCCAGTCGAG GTAAACTGGGGGGCCAGGACTCCTTTGAGAGCATAGAGAGCTACGACAGCTGCGACCGCCTGACGCAGTCCTGGAGCAGCCAGTCCTCCTTCCAGAGCCTGCAGCGCGTCCCCTCCTACGACAGCTTTGACTCGGAGGACTACCCCGCCGCCCTGCCCAACCACAAGCCCAAGGGCACCTTCAAGGACTATGTTCGAGATCGGGCCGATATGAACAAGGACAAGCCTgtcattcctgctgctgccctcgcTGGCTACACAG GCAGCGGACCCATCCAACTGTGGCAATTCCTGCTGGAACTGCTCACTGACAAGTCCTGTCAGTCCTTCATCAGCTGGACGGGCGATGGCTGGGAGTTCAAACTTTCCGATCCAGATGAG GTGGCCAGgcgatggggcaagaggaaaaacaagccCAAGATGAACTACGAGAAGCTGAGCCGTGGCCTGCGCTACTACTATGACAAGAACATCATCCACAAGACGGCCGGGAAGCGCTACGTCTACCGCTTCGTCTGCGAcctgcagagcctgctgggCTACACGCCGGAGGAGCTCCACGCCATGCTGGACGTCAAGCCAGATGCCGATGAGTGA
- the ETS1 gene encoding protein C-ets-1 isoform X3: MKAAVDLKPTLTIIKTEKVDIDLFPSADMECADVPLLTPSSKEMMSQALKATFSGFAKEQQRLGIPKDPQQWTETHVRDWVMWAVNEFSLKGVDFQKFCMNGAALCALGKECFLELAPDFVGDILWEHLEILQKEEIKPYPANGVNAAYPESRYTSDYFISYGIEHAQCVPPSEFSEPSFITESYQTLHPISSEELLSLKYENDYSVILRDPVQTDSLQTDYFTIKQEVVTPDNMCMGRASRGKLGGQDSFESIESYDSCDRLTQSWSSQSSFQSLQRVPSYDSFDSEDYPAALPNHKPKGTFKDYVRDRADMNKDKPVIPAAALAGYTGSGPIQLWQFLLELLTDKSCQSFISWTGDGWEFKLSDPDEVARRWGKRKNKPKMNYEKLSRGLRYYYDKNIIHKTAGKRYVYRFVCDLQSLLGYTPEELHAMLDVKPDADE, from the exons ATATGGAATGTGCAGATGTGCCTTTGTTAACTCCCAGCAGCAAAGAAATGATGTCTCAGGCATTGAAAGCCACCTTCAGCGGCTTTGCAAAAGAGCAGCAGCGGCTGGGAATCCCCAAAG ATCCCCAGCAGTGGACGGAGACGCACGTGCGGGACTGGGTGATGTGGGCAGTGAATGAGTTCAGCCTGAAGGGAGTGGATTTCCAGAAGTTTTGCATGAATGGTGCTGCCCTCTGCGCCCTGGGCAAGGAGTGCTTCCTGGAGCTAGCGCCTGACTTTGTGGGAGATATCctttgggaacatctggagaTCTTGCAGAAAG aaGAGATAAAACCGTATCCCGCAAACGGAGTGAATGCAGCATATCCAGAATCCCGCTATACTTCAGACTACTTCATTA GTTATGGCATAGAGCATGCACAGTGCGTGCCTCCCTCCGAGTTCTCCGAGCCCAGCTTCATCACAGAGTCCTACCAGACCCTCCATCCCATCAGCTCGGAAGAGCTTCTGTCCCTCAAGTACGAGAACGACTACTCAGTCATCCTGCGTGACCCCGTCCAGACGGACTCCCTGCAGACAGACTACTTCACGATCAAGCAAGAAGTAGTAACGCCAGATAACATGTGCATGGGGCGTGCCAGTCGAG GTAAACTGGGGGGCCAGGACTCCTTTGAGAGCATAGAGAGCTACGACAGCTGCGACCGCCTGACGCAGTCCTGGAGCAGCCAGTCCTCCTTCCAGAGCCTGCAGCGCGTCCCCTCCTACGACAGCTTTGACTCGGAGGACTACCCCGCCGCCCTGCCCAACCACAAGCCCAAGGGCACCTTCAAGGACTATGTTCGAGATCGGGCCGATATGAACAAGGACAAGCCTgtcattcctgctgctgccctcgcTGGCTACACAG GCAGCGGACCCATCCAACTGTGGCAATTCCTGCTGGAACTGCTCACTGACAAGTCCTGTCAGTCCTTCATCAGCTGGACGGGCGATGGCTGGGAGTTCAAACTTTCCGATCCAGATGAG GTGGCCAGgcgatggggcaagaggaaaaacaagccCAAGATGAACTACGAGAAGCTGAGCCGTGGCCTGCGCTACTACTATGACAAGAACATCATCCACAAGACGGCCGGGAAGCGCTACGTCTACCGCTTCGTCTGCGAcctgcagagcctgctgggCTACACGCCGGAGGAGCTCCACGCCATGCTGGACGTCAAGCCAGATGCCGATGAGTGA